CATCGAAGGGACGCTGGCACACGATGGTGGTCGGGGAATCCGCCGCCGACACCCCCGGCTCGCAGGGCGTCGTCAGCGACCGCAACTGCTTCGGATACCAGTTCGTGCCGAGGTAGGAGTGGACGATGACAGTCACGTCGCGCCGAATCCCCTCCACCTCCTGCAGGTACCAGAGGGGGAAGGTGTCGTTGTCCCCGTTCGTGAACAGCACGGCGTACGGCTCGACCGACTGCAGGATGTTGTACGCCCAGTCGCGGGCCGCGCTGTCCTCCGACCGGTCCGCGCGCGCGAAGTTGAAGAAGAAGGGCACGAACGCGACGGCGAGGATCGGCGCCGCCCTCCGGTGCCGCGCGCTGAATCCGGTCGTGCGCTCCCGCGGCAGGCGCGTCCGGTCCGGGGGCACCGCGCTCTTCCCCCCGGTCGGGACGGTCCACTTGCCCCACAGCGCGACGAGCCCCAGCCCGGCGTAGATCCCCCATAACTGGAAGCCGATGATGTAGAAGTAGTCGCGCTCCCGGACCTCGTGCAGCAGGATGTTCGGCACCTCCTCCAGGTACAGCGAGTAGCCGTACTTGAAGTTGAGATAGAAGACGAGCAGGAGCGTGACGGTGAAGAAGAGCGTGCCCGCGTAGACGAAGGTCTTCCGGTCGCTCTTGAAGTGGGTCCAGAGACCGACCAGGGCGAGGAAGAGGAAGAGCATGCTCGCGGCGACCCGGCCGGCCGGCGGCAGCGAGCGGGCCCACTGCCAGTCGAAGTACTGCCAGTAGTTCGCGTACTGGGCGGAGAGCGGGGCCTGGCGCTGCGTGATCGGCCCCGGGCCGTACTGGTCGCGGATCAGCGACAGCGCGAGCGGCTCGCACGCGACGGAGAACTTGGTGTTCCCGAAGCGGTCGTCGATCACCTTCGGGGTGACCGCCGAGACGAGCGAGGGACACTCCGGGTCCGCCTCGTCGATGATCGGGTTCTGCGCCGACCGGATGGGGACGAAGAGGAGCTGCACGGAGTAGCCGACCGCGAACAGCGCCACGGCGAGCCCGAGGACGCGGGGGTTGAGCGCGGCGCGCCAGCGGTGCAGGAGGACGAAGAGCGCCAGCGCCGGGCCCGGCAGCAGCGACATGGTGTGGTTCGACCAGCCCAGCCCGAGCAGGAGCGCGATGAGCACGAGCAGCCGGTTCCCGCGCGCCGAGTCCGCCTCGTCTACCCACAGCATCGTCAGGTAGCTCACGAGCGAGACGACGAAGAGCGACAGCGTGTAGACCTTCTCGTTCAGATTCGACTGGGTCCACACGGTGAAGGCCGTGGCCCCGATCCACACCGCGACCATCGAGGCCACGAGGATCTCGTGCCGGTTCTCGCGGAAGTGCGCGACCATGCGCGCCACGGC
This is a stretch of genomic DNA from Candidatus Palauibacter australiensis. It encodes these proteins:
- a CDS encoding DUF2723 domain-containing protein — translated: MNGIEREKVGPLTLRLWGLLTALAVWSLYLLTIAPTTGFWDTSEYVTTAHILGLPHPPGNPGFVLVGRVWTVLLEFTGLPVALRINILSATLSAGASFFSFLAVARMVAHFRENRHEILVASMVAVWIGATAFTVWTQSNLNEKVYTLSLFVVSLVSYLTMLWVDEADSARGNRLLVLIALLLGLGWSNHTMSLLPGPALALFVLLHRWRAALNPRVLGLAVALFAVGYSVQLLFVPIRSAQNPIIDEADPECPSLVSAVTPKVIDDRFGNTKFSVACEPLALSLIRDQYGPGPITQRQAPLSAQYANYWQYFDWQWARSLPPAGRVAASMLFLFLALVGLWTHFKSDRKTFVYAGTLFFTVTLLLVFYLNFKYGYSLYLEEVPNILLHEVRERDYFYIIGFQLWGIYAGLGLVALWGKWTVPTGGKSAVPPDRTRLPRERTTGFSARHRRAAPILAVAFVPFFFNFARADRSEDSAARDWAYNILQSVEPYAVLFTNGDNDTFPLWYLQEVEGIRRDVTVIVHSYLGTNWYPKQLRSLTTPCEPGVSAADSPTTIVCQRPFDAANAASPYADAAAPAPTRSIIALSDAQIDGLAPGIAVARDTAFSVSDAVTAAVRGGDSILYPDILVFHIMQQSLGDRPVYFAATAPPVYGKWGLQPHLVRHGLAFKLVNEPLAETGDLVDLREYMPNTISPTWNDRARTAELLWEVFEVEDVLEWEEWPEPSTQSSIPAQYYLAYYLQ